The Ignavibacteriales bacterium genomic interval GGACTTCCTGCATTCAACCAAGCTGTATAAATAAGGCAAGTCAATTTATAGGATGCATCTTTAAACAATTTTATTGTGAAACCTTTACTTAGTTCCCATAGTTTTGAATAATAAGCAGTACTATTAGTATTACCTGCGAATGCTTTTGCTAAACTATCGCATCTTAAAACAGAATCTACATAGATATAATTAGCATACAGTATATTAAAAATAAAATCTGATACATTATTTATATAAACTAAACTATCTCCGGAATAAATAATTTGTGTGCTGTAATTTCCAATCATAGTTGATTCATATCTACTATGCACACCAGTTTGTCCAGTTAACTGCCCGTTATAATTTTTTGTGATGTGGAGCGGCATATGCATATCACCAACATAGTGTCCAAGATCAGCAGCGAGCAGCATTGCTTTGTTATATTGATTATTCTGAAAAGCTGTTTGGAGTGAATCGAATGTTTTTAAAATTGCCCAGGGCAGTATTCCTTGATCCATTACAAAAGTATTTCCGTGCAATAAAACCAAAGAATCAAAATTTGGTGTGATAAAACCATTTAAATTAAACTCCGGATAATTATCAATATCTATATAATGCTTTGGTCCTTCTGTTGGATCAATATTTCTTCGGTTATCAGCATCTGAACCGTGTGCCGCAAGTGAATCAGACCAGCTTCCCCAGAAACTCATTTCAGGTGTAACTGAAAGAATTGTTTGTTTGTTTATAATTCTATGCCCAACATTTCCCCATCCTATAAACAGTGTTGAACAAATTGTAATTGCAGCGAGTAGTAACTTAGATTTTATTTTCATACTGCAAGTTACTACAATAAAATATAAATCTAATTTATTTTTTATTCGTATTCGTCCCAGCTTTTCATTTTCAACTCAGATGGCTTATAGTTTTTTAGTGCCTTAACAAATCTTTTTGCAATCTGTACGTTTGTAAAAAGTGCAATGTTAAGATCAACAGCTTTTCTTCGTATTATGTAATCGCTGTCAAGTTCAACTTTTTCAGAAGTTTTCGGAATGTTTATTACAAGGTCAATATCTCCATTTGCCATAAAGCTTAATATACTTGGTTCCTGGTTATCAAATGGGCGATAGAGTACTTCAACATCAAGTCCGCCATTTTCTTTATAGAACTCTGATGTGCCTTTTGTTCCATAGAATTTCAATCCCATCTTTTGCAGGATTTTTAATTCATCAATTAGCTCCGCCTTGTTTTTGGGTGTTCCGGTAGAAAGTAAAACTCCTTTGGTTGGCACTCTTTGTCCGATTGCAAGCAGACTTTTTAGAAAAGCTTCATTAAAATCATCACCCAAACAAGCAACTTCACCAGTTGATGACATTTCGACTCCTGTAACCGGATCGGATCCTTTTAATCGTGTAAAAGAAAACTGAGAAGCTTTTACACCAACGTAATCAAGATCGAAAGATGATTTATCAATCCTTGGAACTTTTTCTCCGAGCATTAAGCGTGTTGCAATTTCTATAAAATTTATTTTTAGAGTTTTAGAAACAAACGGAAAACTTCTTGATGCACGAAGATTACACTCAATAACTTTTACTTCGTTATCCTTTGCAATAAATTGAATATTAAAAGGTCCGGTAATCTCAAGTCTCTGTGCAATCTCACGAGTAATCATTTTTACTTTTCGCATTGTCTCCAAGTAAGTACGCTGGGGTGGGAGCACAATCGTTGCATCACCGGAATGCACGCCTGCATTTTCAACATGCTCAGCAATTGCATAACAAAAAAGTTCGCCTTCATTTGCAACTGCGTCAACTTCAATTTCTCGTGCATCAGTTATAAACTTACTTATCACAACAGGATGTTCAGAGTTTAAATCTGTTGCTTTTTTAAGATACATTTCAAGTTCGTCTTCAGTTAACACAATACTCATTGCTGCGCCGCTAAGCACATAACTTGGCCTTATCAAAACAGGATAACCAACACTTTGTGAGAACCGTTTTGCATCAGTAAGTGTGGTAACTTCCTGCCACTCCGGCTGATCAACTTTTATATCATCAAGAATTTGCGAAAACTTGTGACGGCTTTCTGCATTATCAATTTGTTCTGGAGAAGTCCCAATTATTTTTAGCCCTGCTTTATGAAGTTTCATAGCAAGATTATTTGGAACTTGTCCTCCCATCGACACAATCACTCCACGGGGATTTTCTTTATCATAAATATCAAGAACTCGTTCAAAGGTTAATTGTTCAAAATAAAGTTTATCACAAATGTCGTAGTCTGTACTTACTGTCTCTGGATTACAATTAATCATAATTGATTTGTAACCGCTCTTGTTAACCTGATTTACTGCGTTAACACAGCACCAATCAAATTCAACTGATGAGCCGATACGGTACGCGCCGCTGCCAAGAACAACTATCTGATCTTTTTCACCAAGTGAAATATCGTCTTCAACACCGTGATAAGTTAAATAGAGGTAATTTGTCTGTGCAGGAAACTCGGCTGCCATTGTATCAATCTGTTTTACAGCAGGAATTACATTTAATGATTTTCTATATGTACGGACTTCAAGTTCTTTAGTGTTAGTTAGTTTGCCAATTTGATAATCGGAAAATCCATTTTGCTTTAGGTGGCGCATTGAGTCGGTATCAATATTTTTTAACTGATTATCAGAAATTTGGTTTTCAAGATCAACAATATTTTTCATCTTATACAAAAACCATTTTGTAATTTTTGTAAGATCGTGAATCTTATCTACAGAGTAACCTTTTTTGAGAGCTACAGCTATCGCAAAAATTCTTTTATCGGTTGGTTCGGATAATTCTTTGTCAAGATTTACAAAATTCATTTCGTTGCCAGTAAATCCCTGCATCCCAACATCAAGCATACGAATTGCTTTTTGTAATACTTCCTCAAAGCTTCTGCCGAGTGACATTACTTCCCCAACGGATTTCATTTCTGAACCAAGCTGTGTGCTTACTTGCTGGAATTTTTGCAAATCCCAACGGGGAAATTTTAACGCAACATAATCAAGCGCAGGCTCAAAGTTTGCAGATGTTTCTTGTGTAATAATATTTACAACTTCATTAAGCGCGTAACCAAGAGCGAGTTTTGTTGCGATAAATGCAAGCGGATACCCAGTCGCTTTTGATGCTAACGCAGAACTTCTGCTTAGTCTTGCGTTAACCTCAATAATTCTATAATCTTCAGAATATGGATCAAGTGCATATTGGATGTTGCACTCACCAATAATTCCAAGATGGCGAATTAATTTTATTCCAATTGAACGGAGCTTAAAATTTTCTTTTGCTGATAATGTTTGAACAGGAGCAATTACAACGCTGTCGCCGGTATGTATGCCCATTGGATCAATATTTTCCATCGAACAGATTGTAATACAATTATCATATTGATCGCGAACAATTTCGTATTCAATCTCTTTCCATCCGTAAAGTGATTCTTCAATCAATATTTGATTTGTAAATGAAAATGCTCTTCGCGCTTTTTCAACAAGTTCTTCTTTGTTATTGACGATACCTGAGCCTAATCCACCCAAAGCATAAGCAATACGAACCATAACCGGAAAATTAATTTCTTCAGCTGCTTTTACAGCTTCATCCACACTTTTTGCTGTTTTACTTCTGGCAATCTTTAATCCAACTTCCGCAACACGATCCCCAAATAATAATCTATCTTCGGTATCTTTAATGGTATCAACCGGAGTTCCTAAGACTTTAATATTATACTTTTCTAAAATTCCTTTATCGTATAAATCAACACCAACATTAAGAGCTGTTTGACCACCAAATTGTAGAAGAATAGAATCAGGTTGTTCTTTAATAATTATCTTTTCAACAAACTCAGTTTTAATCGGAACAAAGTAGACTTTATCTGCAAAGTTTTCTGATGTTTGAATCGTTGCAATGTTTGGATTGACAAGTACAGTCGTAATCCCATCTTCTTTAAGTGCTTTTATAGCTTGCGAGCCGGAGTAATCAAACTCACCAGCTTGCCCTATTTGCAAAGCACCGCTGCCAAGAATTAAAACTTTTTTTGGTTTACCTTTTTTTATCATTTCAATGCCCTCACAAACATATCAAAAATAAATTCGCTATCGTCTGGTCCTGGTGAAGCTTCCGGGTGAAACTGTGAAGCAAAAAATGGTTTTGATATATGAATTATTCCTTCGTTAGTTCCGTCGTTATCATTAACAAACCATTCACGCCAATCTTGTGCTAAAGTTTTTGCATCAACTGCATAGCCGTGATTTTGAGAAGTGATGTAACAACGCTTTGTTCCAAGTTCATTGCATGGCTGGTTATGCCCGCGATGACCATATTTTAATTTGTAAGTATCAGCTCCTGCAGCAAGTGCGAGTATTTGTGAACCAAGACAAATTCCAAGAATAGGCTTGTTTGATTGCATTGCAATTTTAGCATGTTCAATAGTTTTATTATTAAGTTTTGGATCGCCGGGACCATTTGAAATTACTATTCCGTTTGCTTCAATTTTAGTGAAATCATAATCATACGGAACATGGATAACTGTGATATCTCTACCTAGAAAAGCACGAATTATGTTATTCTTTGTTCCGCAATCAACAAGAATAATTTTTTGTTTTCCTGCTTTGTATTCAACAACATCTTTTACGCTTACTTCTCCAACAAGATTTGTTTTATTGGGATCTATAAAATCAATTTTAGAATTTTCATCAACGATAATTTTTCCAAGCATTGTTCCTTTATCACGGAGTTTTCTTGTAAGCATTCTTGTATCAATACCATAAATTCCTGGAATTTTTTCTTCAATCATCCAATCCGATAAAGATTGTTCTGCACTCCAATGGGAATATTCAAATGAATAATCCGTAACAATCAAAGCACGGCAGTGAATGTTATCTGATTCAAAATTTTTAAGCATTCCATCTTCTTTATCTTTAGATGGAATTCCATAGTTACCTATTAGTGGATATGTACAAACAAGAATTTGTCCGCGGTAGGATGGATCAGTCATTGTTTCTGGATAGCCGACCATTCCGGTATTAAACACAACTTCGCCGTTAGTGTTTCCTTCATATCCAAAACTGTATCCGGCAAATTCACTTCCGTCTTCAAGGA includes:
- the carB gene encoding carbamoyl-phosphate synthase (glutamine-hydrolyzing) large subunit; the encoded protein is MIKKGKPKKVLILGSGALQIGQAGEFDYSGSQAIKALKEDGITTVLVNPNIATIQTSENFADKVYFVPIKTEFVEKIIIKEQPDSILLQFGGQTALNVGVDLYDKGILEKYNIKVLGTPVDTIKDTEDRLLFGDRVAEVGLKIARSKTAKSVDEAVKAAEEINFPVMVRIAYALGGLGSGIVNNKEELVEKARRAFSFTNQILIEESLYGWKEIEYEIVRDQYDNCITICSMENIDPMGIHTGDSVVIAPVQTLSAKENFKLRSIGIKLIRHLGIIGECNIQYALDPYSEDYRIIEVNARLSRSSALASKATGYPLAFIATKLALGYALNEVVNIITQETSANFEPALDYVALKFPRWDLQKFQQVSTQLGSEMKSVGEVMSLGRSFEEVLQKAIRMLDVGMQGFTGNEMNFVNLDKELSEPTDKRIFAIAVALKKGYSVDKIHDLTKITKWFLYKMKNIVDLENQISDNQLKNIDTDSMRHLKQNGFSDYQIGKLTNTKELEVRTYRKSLNVIPAVKQIDTMAAEFPAQTNYLYLTYHGVEDDISLGEKDQIVVLGSGAYRIGSSVEFDWCCVNAVNQVNKSGYKSIMINCNPETVSTDYDICDKLYFEQLTFERVLDIYDKENPRGVIVSMGGQVPNNLAMKLHKAGLKIIGTSPEQIDNAESRHKFSQILDDIKVDQPEWQEVTTLTDAKRFSQSVGYPVLIRPSYVLSGAAMSIVLTEDELEMYLKKATDLNSEHPVVISKFITDAREIEVDAVANEGELFCYAIAEHVENAGVHSGDATIVLPPQRTYLETMRKVKMITREIAQRLEITGPFNIQFIAKDNEVKVIECNLRASRSFPFVSKTLKINFIEIATRLMLGEKVPRIDKSSFDLDYVGVKASQFSFTRLKGSDPVTGVEMSSTGEVACLGDDFNEAFLKSLLAIGQRVPTKGVLLSTGTPKNKAELIDELKILQKMGLKFYGTKGTSEFYKENGGLDVEVLYRPFDNQEPSILSFMANGDIDLVINIPKTSEKVELDSDYIIRRKAVDLNIALFTNVQIAKRFVKALKNYKPSELKMKSWDEYE
- the carA gene encoding glutamine-hydrolyzing carbamoyl-phosphate synthase small subunit; amino-acid sequence: MNKQKTKAKLILEDGSEFAGYSFGYEGNTNGEVVFNTGMVGYPETMTDPSYRGQILVCTYPLIGNYGIPSKDKEDGMLKNFESDNIHCRALIVTDYSFEYSHWSAEQSLSDWMIEEKIPGIYGIDTRMLTRKLRDKGTMLGKIIVDENSKIDFIDPNKTNLVGEVSVKDVVEYKAGKQKIILVDCGTKNNIIRAFLGRDITVIHVPYDYDFTKIEANGIVISNGPGDPKLNNKTIEHAKIAMQSNKPILGICLGSQILALAAGADTYKLKYGHRGHNQPCNELGTKRCYITSQNHGYAVDAKTLAQDWREWFVNDNDGTNEGIIHISKPFFASQFHPEASPGPDDSEFIFDMFVRALK